Proteins found in one Cyanobacteria bacterium GSL.Bin1 genomic segment:
- a CDS encoding DUF815 domain-containing protein, producing MSSSSSRPSASFLLQQAASLLLYQSVLADEVGQAFLELLQRLKEQRDRALCLQAYGTWFKSLAASQQSWEDYLVHRILYDNNPFSQQVQANSLEALPPALVKAAQVDLRALQELYRCGSATLSRWVQAGCQLNHPLIAWEHPIATDHFLHHHDDWRSVLPELAKHYQTYGCGIFAQYRAFTWQAGQLVGIAHPDPVPITEIVGYDWQKEKLVQNTQFLLKGYSALNVLLYGSRGSGKSSLVKGLLNEYGSDGLRLVEVPKAELRNLPLILEQLRDLPQKFIIFVDDLSFEEDDDSFKALKVVLEGNITARSRNVVVYATSNRRHLIREFFEDRPRPSDQDEVHAWDTVQEKLSFSDRFGLTLTFEPPNQERYLEIVHHLAQLAQIPLSPDDLEFRAKQWATRHNGRSGRSARQFIDFLQGELGG from the coding sequence ATGTCTTCCTCTTCCTCCCGTCCCTCTGCTAGTTTTTTGCTCCAACAAGCTGCATCTTTATTGCTATATCAGTCGGTATTAGCAGATGAGGTGGGACAAGCCTTCCTTGAATTATTACAGAGATTAAAAGAACAGCGCGATCGCGCCCTTTGTCTCCAAGCCTACGGCACCTGGTTTAAATCTCTCGCCGCCAGCCAGCAAAGCTGGGAAGATTACCTGGTCCATCGGATTCTTTATGATAACAATCCGTTTTCGCAACAAGTGCAAGCTAACTCTCTCGAAGCATTACCGCCAGCGTTGGTTAAAGCAGCGCAAGTGGACCTGAGGGCGTTACAAGAACTTTATCGATGTGGGAGTGCGACCCTGAGTCGGTGGGTCCAAGCCGGTTGTCAGTTGAATCATCCGCTCATTGCTTGGGAACACCCCATTGCAACCGATCATTTTCTCCATCACCATGATGATTGGCGATCTGTATTACCAGAACTGGCAAAGCATTATCAAACTTATGGTTGTGGGATTTTTGCCCAATATCGAGCGTTTACTTGGCAAGCCGGACAATTAGTGGGGATTGCTCATCCCGATCCTGTTCCAATCACAGAAATTGTGGGATATGACTGGCAGAAAGAAAAGCTGGTGCAAAATACCCAGTTCCTTTTAAAGGGCTATTCTGCTCTAAACGTTCTTCTTTATGGTAGCCGTGGCTCAGGAAAATCTTCTTTGGTGAAGGGGTTACTCAATGAATATGGCAGTGATGGCTTGCGATTAGTGGAAGTGCCAAAGGCAGAGTTGCGCAATCTCCCGTTAATTTTAGAGCAATTACGGGACTTACCCCAGAAGTTTATTATTTTTGTCGATGATTTGTCTTTTGAAGAAGATGACGACTCGTTTAAAGCGTTAAAAGTGGTTTTAGAAGGAAATATTACCGCGCGATCGCGCAATGTGGTTGTTTATGCCACGTCCAACCGCCGTCATTTGATTCGAGAGTTTTTCGAGGATCGTCCGCGTCCTAGTGATCAAGACGAAGTTCATGCTTGGGATACCGTACAGGAGAAATTATCGTTCAGCGATCGCTTCGGTTTAACCCTTACCTTTGAACCGCCTAATCAAGAGCGCTATCTGGAAATTGTGCATCATTTGGCTCAATTAGCTCAAATTCCGCTCTCACCAG